In Cupriavidus taiwanensis, the following are encoded in one genomic region:
- a CDS encoding GntR family transcriptional regulator: MQRINTPTYVRLREQIRADIAAGIWPLGAHITLAQMVERYEVSLNPVREALLHLQGEGIIDMQMHRGAVIPTVDATYIANIYDMRGAIEQMLAAKVAALATPADIERIDAARLHYEDVVSGDDTGASVAANREFHRVFNQVAGNQPAVDVLGSRSSLVDALRRSLGYGPQRKDAVIAQHRKLVAAVRKGDSALAARIALDHAESARDDLLRMIEIPPH; encoded by the coding sequence ATGCAACGCATCAACACTCCTACCTACGTCCGCCTGCGCGAGCAGATCCGCGCCGACATTGCCGCGGGCATCTGGCCGCTCGGCGCGCACATCACGCTGGCGCAGATGGTGGAGCGGTACGAGGTCAGCCTGAACCCGGTGCGCGAGGCGCTGCTGCACCTGCAGGGCGAGGGGATCATCGACATGCAGATGCATCGGGGCGCCGTGATTCCCACGGTCGATGCGACCTACATCGCCAACATCTACGACATGCGCGGCGCGATCGAGCAGATGCTGGCCGCCAAGGTCGCGGCGCTGGCCACGCCCGCGGACATCGAGCGCATCGACGCGGCACGCCTGCACTACGAGGACGTCGTCAGCGGCGACGACACCGGCGCCAGCGTGGCGGCGAACCGCGAATTCCACCGGGTCTTCAACCAGGTGGCCGGCAACCAGCCCGCGGTGGACGTGCTCGGCTCGCGCTCCAGCCTGGTCGATGCGCTGCGCCGCTCGCTCGGCTACGGGCCGCAGCGCAAGGACGCGGTGATCGCCCAGCACCGCAAGCTGGTGGCGGCGGTGCGCAAGGGCGACAGCGCACTGGCCGCGCGCATCGCGCTGGACCACGCCGAATCGGCCCGCGACGACTTGCTGCGCATGATCGAAATCCCGCCGCATTAA
- a CDS encoding tripartite tricarboxylate transporter substrate binding protein, whose product MKFGKGAVRLAFSFTAALGLVHAACAAPAPYPSRPIQLIVGFAPGGAADTMARAVAEEMSRSLGQPVVVDNRSGASGNIATQAALAAAPDGYAVIFAAIHLATNPSMIGVPYNPRTDLAMVGQMTSVPVFMLAAASSPYRTAADVIAASRKLEGGVKVGSGGIGTSSHLALELVKRAENMPALHIPYRGGTPALQGLMSGEVDVMFDLGSGTLKSYIDSGKVRPLAVMQANAASGVKAPPAPAAGLPKETYIRSWQGLAVKAGTPPAIIDKLHGALNAAMRQPAVQARAQAMGMEPTVSATPAEFQKLYLDELARWSAFIKSANIKPQ is encoded by the coding sequence ATGAAGTTCGGTAAGGGCGCCGTGCGCCTAGCGTTTTCATTCACCGCCGCCCTCGGGCTGGTCCACGCGGCTTGCGCCGCCCCCGCGCCGTATCCGTCCAGGCCGATCCAGCTGATCGTCGGCTTTGCGCCCGGCGGCGCGGCAGACACCATGGCGCGCGCCGTCGCCGAGGAAATGTCCAGGAGCCTGGGCCAGCCGGTGGTGGTCGACAACCGCAGCGGCGCCTCGGGCAACATCGCCACCCAGGCCGCGCTGGCCGCGGCGCCGGACGGCTATGCCGTGATCTTCGCGGCGATCCATCTCGCCACCAATCCGTCGATGATCGGTGTGCCGTACAACCCGCGCACCGATCTGGCGATGGTGGGCCAGATGACCAGCGTTCCGGTCTTCATGCTGGCGGCGGCGTCGTCCCCGTACCGGACCGCGGCCGATGTCATCGCGGCGTCGCGCAAGCTGGAGGGCGGGGTCAAGGTCGGCAGCGGCGGCATCGGCACGTCGTCGCACCTGGCGCTGGAACTGGTCAAGCGCGCCGAGAACATGCCGGCGCTGCATATTCCCTACCGCGGCGGCACGCCCGCGCTGCAGGGCCTGATGTCGGGCGAGGTCGACGTGATGTTCGACCTGGGCTCCGGCACGCTCAAGTCCTACATTGATTCGGGCAAGGTGCGCCCGCTGGCGGTGATGCAGGCCAATGCGGCCAGCGGCGTCAAGGCGCCGCCGGCGCCCGCCGCGGGCCTGCCCAAGGAAACCTATATCCGCAGCTGGCAAGGCCTGGCGGTGAAGGCCGGGACGCCGCCCGCCATCATCGACAAGCTGCATGGCGCGCTCAACGCGGCCATGCGCCAGCCCGCGGTGCAGGCGCGGGCCCAGGCCATGGGCATGGAGCCCACGGTCAGCGCGACGCCCGCCGAATTCCAGAAGCTCTACCTGGACGAACTGGCGCGCTGGAGTGCCTTCATCAAGTCAGCGAACATCAAGCCGCAATAA
- a CDS encoding mandelate racemase/muconate lactonizing enzyme family protein, with the protein MKITQVKVHLMQAGAPSHTAWGGAGKSALATGRNWLFVEIATDAGLVGTGEGSGWPRVVAAGLPDLAPLLAGEDPFHTERLHQKLRVALMGHGHTGVVGAGALAALDTALWDIKAQALGCPLHALLGGALRERVSYYAHVKDADTARAAVARGVRAVKVGGTQQIVERAWAVREAIGPDVDLIVDLHGPAWLTGADAVAVGRALEGAHLLFLEEPVGPDDELGWRRVRDSVALPLAAGERLGTLAEFDRLMASGLVDVVQPDTGRTGGPTQLKKIAALAEARSLLLAPHSGSLGPVAEFAAVHWIATSPTGLILERLEPDWPGKAQAVTRTLQADGGQILVPDGPGLGTGLDHAFVAAHPSERNVALPAGGWEPGTSQETPYLQARRTRARLTQS; encoded by the coding sequence ATGAAAATCACGCAGGTCAAAGTTCACCTGATGCAGGCCGGCGCCCCGAGCCACACGGCATGGGGCGGCGCGGGCAAGAGTGCCCTGGCGACGGGACGCAACTGGTTGTTCGTTGAAATCGCCACCGACGCAGGCCTGGTCGGCACCGGCGAAGGTTCCGGCTGGCCGCGCGTGGTCGCGGCCGGCTTGCCGGACCTGGCGCCGCTGCTGGCCGGCGAGGATCCGTTCCATACCGAGCGCCTGCACCAGAAGCTGCGCGTGGCGCTGATGGGCCACGGCCACACCGGCGTGGTCGGCGCCGGGGCGCTGGCGGCGCTGGACACGGCGCTGTGGGACATCAAGGCGCAGGCGCTGGGTTGCCCGCTGCATGCGTTGCTCGGCGGGGCGCTGCGCGAGCGCGTCTCGTACTACGCGCACGTCAAGGATGCTGACACCGCGCGCGCCGCGGTGGCGCGCGGCGTGCGCGCGGTCAAGGTCGGCGGCACGCAGCAGATCGTCGAGCGCGCCTGGGCGGTGCGCGAAGCGATCGGGCCGGATGTCGACCTGATCGTCGATCTGCACGGCCCGGCGTGGCTGACCGGCGCCGATGCCGTGGCGGTGGGGCGCGCGCTGGAAGGCGCGCACCTGCTGTTCCTGGAAGAGCCGGTCGGCCCCGACGATGAACTGGGCTGGCGCCGCGTGCGCGACAGCGTCGCGCTGCCGCTTGCCGCCGGCGAACGGCTGGGCACGCTGGCGGAGTTCGACCGCCTGATGGCGAGCGGCCTGGTGGACGTGGTCCAGCCCGACACCGGACGCACGGGCGGGCCGACCCAGCTCAAGAAGATTGCCGCGCTGGCCGAGGCGCGTTCGCTGCTGCTGGCGCCGCATTCCGGCTCGCTCGGCCCGGTCGCGGAATTCGCCGCGGTGCACTGGATCGCCACCTCGCCGACCGGCCTGATCCTGGAGCGCCTCGAGCCCGACTGGCCCGGCAAGGCGCAGGCCGTCACCCGCACGCTGCAGGCCGATGGCGGCCAGATCCTGGTGCCGGACGGCCCCGGCCTAGGCACCGGCCTGGACCATGCCTTTGTCGCGGCGCATCCGAGCGAGCGCAACGTCGCCTTGCCGGCCGGCGGCTGGGAGCCCGGCACGTCGCAGGAAACCCCATACCTCCAGGCGCGGCGCACCCGCGCGCGCCTGACGCAATCGTAA
- a CDS encoding ribonuclease activity regulator RraA produces the protein MTLSDASRDILLRVSTATLTTILFKRGFRNVFLQGLKPLNPSACRFVGPAFTLRYIPAREDLDPITAFEDPRHPQRVAIEECPAGHVLVMDSRGDATAASSGNLLITRLWLRGGAGVVTDGGFRDSPEIAEMNFPAWHTRPSAPTNLIRHHAVDLQLPIACAGVSVYPGDIMVADAEGIVCIPRHLAEDVAQEAVQQTMYEDWVNQKILAGASLPGLYPLLDPALQQEYAQWKAQEGHRYA, from the coding sequence ATGACTCTGTCCGATGCCTCGCGCGACATCCTGTTGCGCGTATCGACCGCCACGCTGACCACCATCCTGTTCAAGCGCGGCTTCCGCAATGTGTTCCTGCAGGGGCTCAAGCCCCTGAACCCGTCGGCGTGCCGCTTCGTCGGCCCCGCGTTCACGCTGCGCTATATCCCGGCGCGCGAGGACCTCGACCCGATCACCGCCTTCGAGGATCCGCGCCATCCGCAGCGCGTCGCCATCGAGGAATGCCCGGCCGGCCACGTGCTGGTCATGGACAGCCGCGGCGACGCCACCGCGGCATCGTCGGGCAACCTGCTGATTACCCGGCTGTGGCTGCGCGGCGGCGCCGGCGTGGTCACCGACGGCGGCTTCCGCGACAGCCCCGAGATCGCCGAGATGAACTTCCCCGCCTGGCACACCCGGCCCTCGGCGCCGACCAACCTGATCCGGCACCATGCGGTCGACCTGCAGCTGCCGATTGCCTGCGCCGGCGTCAGCGTCTATCCGGGCGACATCATGGTGGCCGACGCGGAAGGCATTGTCTGCATCCCTCGGCACCTGGCCGAAGACGTCGCGCAGGAAGCGGTGCAACAGACCATGTACGAGGACTGGGTCAACCAGAAGATCCTTGCCGGCGCGAGCCTGCCTGGCCTGTATCCGCTGCTGGACCCGGCGCTGCAGCAGGAATATGCGCAATGGAAGGCGCAGGAGGGCCACCGCTATGCCTGA
- a CDS encoding NAD-dependent epimerase/dehydratase family protein, producing MPEPRLPIVVLTGAAGRLAQHVRPMLASACREVRLCDVRPVTPQAANETAFQCALDDASQLPALLDGADMVVHFAGYPREAAWDVILPANVASVANLWEAARAARVQRMIYASSNHAMGLYPRAVTVGAEDLPRPDSRYGVSKVFMEAVAGLYAQKFGLKGFGMRIGHCSAEPLDARMLAHWISPRDLAQLVRVGMEADYDEAIVYGASDNSQTWWDNSRAHALGYRPQDSADRYRDALQHKVSHDPLAEHFQGGDFAAAEFNRDRSPFDVDR from the coding sequence ATGCCTGAGCCGCGCCTGCCCATCGTGGTGCTGACCGGCGCGGCGGGGCGCCTGGCCCAGCACGTGCGGCCGATGCTGGCGTCCGCGTGCCGCGAGGTGCGGCTTTGCGACGTGCGGCCGGTCACGCCGCAGGCAGCCAACGAGACCGCGTTCCAGTGCGCGCTCGATGACGCCAGCCAGCTGCCCGCGCTGCTGGACGGTGCCGACATGGTGGTCCACTTCGCCGGCTATCCGCGCGAAGCGGCATGGGACGTGATCCTGCCGGCCAACGTCGCCAGCGTGGCCAACCTGTGGGAGGCGGCGCGCGCGGCGCGCGTGCAGCGCATGATCTACGCCAGTTCCAACCATGCGATGGGCCTGTATCCCCGCGCCGTCACAGTTGGCGCCGAGGACCTGCCGCGGCCGGATTCGCGCTACGGCGTGTCCAAGGTGTTCATGGAAGCGGTGGCGGGGCTGTACGCGCAGAAGTTCGGCCTGAAGGGCTTTGGCATGCGCATCGGCCACTGCTCTGCCGAACCGCTCGACGCGCGCATGCTGGCGCACTGGATCAGCCCGCGCGACCTGGCGCAGCTGGTGCGGGTCGGCATGGAGGCCGACTACGACGAAGCCATCGTCTATGGCGCTTCCGACAACAGCCAGACCTGGTGGGACAACTCGCGTGCCCATGCGCTGGGCTACCGGCCGCAGGACTCGGCCGACCGCTACCGCGACGCTTTGCAGCACAAGGTCAGCCATGATCCGCTGGCCGAACATTTCCAGGGCGGCGACTTTGCCGCAGCGGAGTTCAATCGTGATCGTTCCCCATTCGACGTCGACCGTTGA
- a CDS encoding SMP-30/gluconolactonase/LRE family protein produces MIVPHSTSTVETLAGRTEQGLALRQFRVGNRVGECPIWSDARLTWIDVRAPAFHALDPASGSLSTWTLPKPVGTHALCADGSILLALRDELALLDTEHGCLRTVVSPEPDRPHNRLNEGRVSPCGAWFVFGSMDDSGAGRPTGQLHAWHPQHGSRVLLDGLHIANGFAWSVDGQTFCFSDSKAGVVYRARWQPQTGTLADIVPWVTADEHAGRPDGAFIDADDNYWSAGVSAGCINVYAPTGARIRKLPLPCQAPSMVCPGPRGSVFVTSLVRPHWAPQDIRPEDGQLFQLLDVLASEPPAPVRLRLT; encoded by the coding sequence GTGATCGTTCCCCATTCGACGTCGACCGTTGAGACCCTGGCGGGCCGCACGGAGCAGGGACTGGCGTTGCGCCAGTTCCGGGTCGGCAACCGCGTCGGCGAGTGCCCGATCTGGTCCGATGCGCGCCTGACCTGGATCGATGTGCGCGCGCCCGCCTTCCACGCACTCGATCCGGCATCGGGCAGCCTGTCCACCTGGACGCTGCCCAAGCCGGTCGGCACGCATGCGCTGTGCGCCGACGGCAGCATCCTGCTCGCGCTGCGCGATGAACTGGCGCTGCTCGATACCGAACACGGGTGCTTGCGCACCGTGGTGTCGCCGGAGCCTGACCGTCCGCACAACCGGCTCAATGAAGGCAGGGTGTCGCCCTGCGGCGCCTGGTTCGTGTTCGGTTCGATGGACGACTCGGGCGCGGGCCGGCCGACCGGCCAGCTCCACGCCTGGCATCCGCAACATGGCAGCCGCGTGCTGCTGGACGGCCTGCATATCGCGAACGGCTTTGCCTGGTCGGTGGACGGGCAAACGTTCTGCTTCTCGGACAGCAAGGCAGGGGTGGTATATCGCGCGCGCTGGCAGCCGCAAACCGGAACGCTCGCCGACATCGTTCCGTGGGTTACCGCCGACGAGCACGCCGGGCGCCCGGATGGCGCCTTCATCGACGCCGACGACAACTACTGGTCGGCCGGCGTGTCGGCCGGCTGCATCAACGTCTATGCGCCCACCGGCGCGCGCATCCGCAAGCTGCCGCTGCCATGCCAGGCCCCCAGCATGGTGTGCCCCGGCCCGCGCGGCTCGGTCTTCGTCACGTCGCTGGTCCGGCCGCATTGGGCGCCGCAGGATATCCGGCCCGAGGATGGCCAGCTGTTCCAGTTGCTGGACGTGCTGGCATCAGAGCCACCGGCCCCGGTCCGCCTTCGGCTGACGTAG
- a CDS encoding NAD(P)/FAD-dependent oxidoreductase has protein sequence METVDCVVIGAGVVGLAVARALALQGREVIILEAENAFGTITSARNSEVIHAGIYYPAGSLKAQLCVRGKAMLYDYCASRHVAHQRCGKLIVATSEAQVATLEGIRAKAAANGVDDLRLISRAEAQALEPQLQCHAALLSPSTGIVDSHGLMTALLGDAENAGAMLAVQSPVLGGAVTADGIRLEIGAEDGSATTLLARTVVNAAGLTAPELARRIDGMPEAHIPPQYYAKGCYFTLAGRAPFSRLIYPVPEAAGLGVHLTIDLGGQARFGPNVRWIDEIEYGVDPADADAFYDEVRRYWPGLADGALQPGYAGIRPKISGPHEAAADFRIDGPAVHGVPGLVHLFGIESPGLTSSLAIAERVCAALD, from the coding sequence ATGGAAACAGTGGACTGCGTCGTCATCGGCGCCGGCGTGGTGGGACTGGCGGTCGCGCGCGCACTGGCGCTGCAAGGCCGCGAAGTGATCATCCTGGAAGCCGAGAACGCCTTCGGCACCATCACCAGCGCGCGCAACAGCGAGGTCATCCATGCCGGCATCTACTATCCGGCGGGCTCGCTCAAGGCGCAGCTGTGCGTGCGCGGCAAGGCCATGCTGTACGACTACTGCGCCAGCCGCCACGTCGCGCACCAGCGCTGCGGCAAGCTGATCGTCGCCACCAGCGAGGCCCAGGTGGCCACGCTCGAAGGCATCCGCGCCAAGGCGGCCGCCAATGGCGTCGATGACCTGCGCCTGATCAGCCGTGCCGAAGCGCAGGCGCTGGAGCCGCAGCTGCAGTGCCATGCGGCGCTGCTGTCGCCGTCGACCGGCATCGTCGACAGCCACGGCCTGATGACGGCGCTGCTGGGCGATGCCGAAAACGCGGGTGCGATGCTGGCGGTGCAGTCGCCGGTGCTGGGCGGCGCGGTCACGGCGGACGGCATCCGGCTGGAAATCGGCGCGGAGGATGGCAGCGCCACCACGCTGCTGGCGCGCACCGTGGTGAACGCGGCCGGACTGACGGCACCGGAGCTGGCGCGCCGCATCGACGGCATGCCTGAAGCCCATATCCCGCCGCAGTACTACGCCAAGGGCTGCTATTTCACGCTGGCCGGCCGCGCGCCGTTCTCGCGGCTGATCTATCCCGTGCCCGAGGCCGCCGGGCTGGGCGTGCACCTGACCATCGACCTGGGCGGCCAGGCGCGCTTCGGCCCCAATGTGCGCTGGATCGACGAGATCGAATACGGCGTGGACCCGGCCGACGCCGACGCCTTCTATGACGAGGTGCGCCGCTACTGGCCGGGCCTGGCCGACGGCGCGCTGCAGCCCGGCTATGCCGGCATCCGCCCCAAGATCAGCGGCCCGCACGAAGCCGCGGCGGACTTCCGCATCGACGGCCCCGCGGTGCACGGCGTGCCGGGGCTGGTCCACCTTTTCGGCATCGAATCGCCGGGGCTGACCTCGTCGCTGGCGATCGCCGAGCGGGTCTGCGCGGCGCTGGACTGA
- a CDS encoding FadR/GntR family transcriptional regulator, translating into MSTLLPRPASLASRIAQTLHDDILAGRYGAGARLPAESALADAFGVSRPIVREAIAQLKADGVLVTRKGSGAYVSETPGGQAWRVASAPDGGPTLAQLFELRRVVETACAEMAAQRRTEADLAAIHAALAAMQAQADARGDMASAAAADMAFHHAIAEAAHNPCFTGLTDFVSQQMLAARQRAWENTARLGTATGAPRAADQEHAALAAAIAAGDAAAARNAAQQHLAAAAARLGLPA; encoded by the coding sequence ATGAGCACACTTCTCCCCCGCCCCGCTTCGCTGGCCAGCCGTATCGCGCAGACCCTGCATGACGACATCCTTGCCGGCCGCTACGGCGCCGGCGCGCGCCTGCCGGCCGAATCCGCGCTGGCCGACGCCTTCGGCGTCAGCCGCCCGATCGTGCGCGAGGCCATTGCCCAGTTGAAGGCCGACGGCGTGCTGGTCACGCGCAAGGGCTCCGGCGCCTATGTGTCCGAGACCCCGGGCGGCCAGGCCTGGCGCGTGGCCAGCGCGCCCGACGGCGGCCCGACGCTGGCACAGCTGTTCGAATTGCGCCGGGTGGTGGAAACCGCCTGCGCCGAAATGGCGGCGCAGCGGCGCACCGAGGCCGACCTCGCGGCCATCCACGCCGCACTGGCAGCGATGCAGGCGCAGGCCGACGCGCGCGGCGACATGGCCAGCGCCGCCGCAGCCGACATGGCCTTCCACCACGCCATTGCCGAGGCCGCGCACAACCCCTGCTTTACCGGCCTGACCGATTTCGTCAGCCAGCAGATGCTGGCCGCGCGCCAGCGCGCGTGGGAGAACACCGCGCGGCTGGGCACCGCCACCGGCGCGCCGCGCGCCGCCGACCAGGAGCATGCCGCGCTGGCCGCGGCCATTGCCGCCGGCGATGCCGCGGCCGCGCGCAACGCCGCGCAGCAACACCTGGCCGCCGCCGCCGCGCGCCTGGGGCTGCCGGCCTGA
- a CDS encoding flagellar brake domain-containing protein, which translates to MIQLTPNDLPVGHPLPWSLLDGDGNLVLGSGNIIPDARDLALVFRHGMVCRDDGGDDAADEQRPAAGPLGLQVGTLLHVKLDGEAARPAASRLIGFIEQGLFITWPQLGGRDQPLQAGDGVVLRGFSGQAIHSFTSTITAVCRSPFRYLVLSAPVQQHATPVRKAARVPTRLAAYLTEPGDEDGSGGSGGSAARLSLLSDLSTGGALVQTTSPAPAPGSRVRLRFNLRTASLDSEVVIDGWVRVAPAGAAGGKGEEGEGGEAGDFPAFGVAFDVLAERELTLLQCYIYEQLLSSTRMPVQPAAVAAV; encoded by the coding sequence ATGATCCAGCTCACCCCTAACGATCTACCCGTCGGCCACCCGCTGCCCTGGTCATTGCTCGATGGCGACGGCAACCTGGTGCTCGGCAGCGGCAACATCATTCCCGATGCGCGCGACCTGGCGCTGGTGTTCCGCCACGGCATGGTCTGCCGCGACGATGGCGGCGACGACGCTGCCGACGAACAGCGCCCGGCCGCCGGGCCGCTCGGCCTGCAGGTCGGCACGCTGCTGCATGTCAAGCTCGACGGCGAGGCCGCGCGCCCGGCCGCGAGCCGTCTGATCGGCTTTATCGAGCAGGGCCTCTTTATCACCTGGCCGCAACTGGGCGGGCGCGACCAGCCGCTGCAGGCCGGCGATGGCGTGGTGCTGCGCGGCTTCTCGGGGCAGGCCATCCACAGCTTCACGTCGACCATCACCGCGGTGTGCCGCAGCCCGTTCCGCTACCTGGTGCTGTCCGCGCCGGTGCAGCAGCACGCGACGCCGGTGCGCAAGGCGGCGCGCGTGCCGACCCGCCTGGCCGCGTACCTGACCGAACCGGGCGATGAGGATGGCAGCGGCGGCAGCGGCGGCAGCGCCGCGCGCCTGTCGCTGCTGTCGGACCTCAGCACCGGCGGTGCGCTGGTGCAGACCACCTCGCCGGCGCCCGCGCCGGGCAGCCGCGTGCGGCTGCGCTTCAACCTGCGCACCGCGTCGCTGGACAGCGAGGTGGTGATCGATGGCTGGGTCCGCGTGGCGCCAGCCGGCGCAGCCGGCGGCAAGGGCGAGGAGGGCGAAGGGGGCGAAGCGGGCGACTTCCCCGCGTTCGGCGTCGCCTTCGATGTGCTGGCCGAGCGCGAGCTGACGCTGCTGCAGTGCTACATCTACGAACAGCTGCTGTCCAGCACCCGCATGCCGGTGCAGCCGGCTGCTGTAGCAGCCGTTTAG
- a CDS encoding esterase/lipase family protein, which translates to MPAPRAQQSRNPLRRLAGCAAALATAAMLAQPAPAAAFTADNPNGDYARTRYPIVLVHGLTGAAKMAGVVDYWYGIPEVLRAHGAQVYVATVPSFNSDAERALALQAYVRAVKLESGADKVNLIGHSQGGPTARTLAAMSPQDVASVTTIGSPHRGSEVADTVLDLINGIGAIPIAGPVLVGIIQGVFDTVGWFNGISNGQALDQDALASLKSLTTRGAAEQNARLDATLVPGTKSALGADCDSAGAVSEQRQARDPAGHLVTHTQAAYSWTGQGGPLSLLRSNLLDPSTAMMSTSAGLMALKGAGANDGLVSVCSSKWGRVLATGYYWNHLDEVNQMAGLYQDADPRTVILNHANRLRNDQL; encoded by the coding sequence ATGCCCGCACCACGCGCGCAGCAGTCGCGCAATCCCCTGCGCAGGCTGGCAGGCTGCGCCGCGGCGCTGGCCACCGCGGCCATGCTGGCGCAACCGGCGCCCGCGGCCGCCTTCACAGCCGACAACCCCAACGGCGACTATGCCAGGACGCGCTACCCGATCGTGCTGGTCCACGGGCTGACCGGCGCGGCGAAGATGGCCGGCGTGGTCGACTACTGGTATGGCATTCCCGAAGTGCTGCGCGCGCACGGCGCGCAGGTCTACGTGGCCACGGTGCCGTCGTTCAACAGCGACGCCGAGCGCGCGCTGGCGCTGCAGGCCTATGTGCGCGCGGTCAAGCTGGAGAGCGGCGCCGACAAGGTCAACCTGATCGGCCACAGCCAGGGCGGGCCCACCGCGCGCACGCTGGCGGCGATGTCGCCGCAGGACGTGGCCTCGGTCACCACCATCGGCAGCCCGCATCGCGGCAGCGAAGTGGCCGACACCGTGCTCGACCTGATCAACGGCATCGGCGCGATCCCGATCGCCGGGCCGGTGCTGGTCGGCATCATCCAGGGGGTGTTCGATACGGTCGGCTGGTTCAACGGCATCAGCAACGGGCAGGCGCTCGACCAGGATGCGCTGGCCTCGCTCAAGAGCCTGACCACGCGCGGCGCCGCCGAACAGAACGCGCGGCTCGATGCCACCCTGGTGCCGGGCACGAAGTCCGCGCTGGGCGCGGACTGCGATAGCGCCGGCGCCGTGTCCGAGCAGCGCCAGGCGCGCGACCCCGCGGGCCATCTCGTCACCCATACCCAGGCTGCGTATTCGTGGACCGGGCAGGGCGGGCCGCTCAGCCTGCTGCGCTCCAACCTGCTCGATCCCTCGACAGCGATGATGTCCACCTCCGCCGGGCTGATGGCGCTGAAGGGCGCCGGCGCCAACGATGGCCTGGTCTCGGTCTGCAGCAGCAAGTGGGGCCGGGTGCTGGCCACCGGCTACTACTGGAACCATCTCGACGAGGTCAACCAGATGGCCGGCCTGTACCAGGATGCCGATCCGCGCACGGTCATCCTCAACCACGCCAACCGGCTGCGCAATGACCAGCTCTGA
- a CDS encoding lipase secretion chaperone — translation MTSSERVPRLWLALLPAAAAVAAVYWLTTPPAPALVPQRLAAAVAAAPAAPETDPVPAGVAAWPSLSGVEMPAGPETDAAGNLRLTRALRTYFDYFLSARHDAGGIDRLGPLVHDDIRRRVPQPAAGQAWQLWQRYVACLAEIEPQAARKPLAEAGGTLDAAQVQQLRALLAQRNAARQRWLPEVAQVWFGDEQAYDEAMLARLEIAAQAGLDDAQRRQRLAELDATLPEPLRAAREASARPQAISATIAALQAAGRSAQDIGAALAQAYGAEVAQRYQQQAQIEQSWQQRYDDYAARRAQIETFAGLSEQDRRQQLEALRREAFSNPSEALQAEVVDRAMAARKTAP, via the coding sequence ATGACCAGCTCTGAGCGCGTGCCGCGGCTCTGGCTGGCGTTGCTGCCGGCCGCCGCCGCGGTGGCCGCGGTGTACTGGCTGACCACGCCGCCGGCTCCGGCGCTGGTGCCGCAGCGGCTTGCAGCGGCCGTCGCCGCGGCTCCTGCCGCGCCGGAGACCGATCCGGTGCCCGCCGGCGTGGCGGCGTGGCCATCGCTGTCCGGCGTAGAGATGCCGGCCGGGCCGGAAACCGATGCCGCGGGCAACCTGCGGCTGACGCGCGCGCTGCGCACCTACTTCGATTATTTCCTGAGCGCGCGCCACGACGCCGGCGGCATCGATAGGCTCGGCCCGCTGGTGCATGACGACATCCGCCGCCGCGTGCCGCAGCCCGCGGCGGGGCAGGCGTGGCAGCTGTGGCAGCGCTACGTGGCCTGCCTGGCCGAGATCGAGCCCCAGGCCGCGCGCAAGCCGCTGGCGGAGGCGGGCGGCACGCTGGATGCGGCGCAGGTGCAGCAGCTGCGCGCGCTGCTGGCGCAGCGCAATGCGGCGCGGCAGCGCTGGCTGCCCGAGGTCGCGCAGGTCTGGTTCGGCGACGAGCAGGCCTATGACGAGGCCATGCTGGCGCGGCTGGAGATCGCGGCGCAGGCCGGCCTGGATGATGCGCAGCGGCGGCAGCGGCTGGCCGAACTCGACGCCACGCTGCCCGAGCCGCTGCGCGCGGCGCGAGAGGCCAGCGCGCGCCCGCAGGCGATCAGCGCCACCATCGCCGCCCTGCAGGCGGCCGGCCGCAGCGCGCAGGATATCGGCGCGGCGCTGGCGCAGGCCTACGGCGCTGAGGTGGCGCAGCGCTACCAGCAGCAGGCGCAGATCGAACAATCATGGCAGCAGCGCTACGACGACTATGCCGCGCGGCGAGCGCAGATCGAAACGTTTGCGGGGTTGTCGGAGCAGGATCGGCGGCAGCAGCTGGAGGCGCTGCGGCGCGAGGCGTTCAGCAATCCGAGCGAGGCGCTGCAGGCGGAAGTGGTTGACAGGGCGATGGCCGCAAGAAAAACGGCACCCTGA